The Eublepharis macularius isolate TG4126 chromosome 12, MPM_Emac_v1.0, whole genome shotgun sequence genomic sequence GTTGATTTTGTTGggtccacaaaatggcagcctacAAAGCATAATCATTGGAGGTAAGGGTGCCAGCAACCCTCCAACCCAGCACCCAAGAGACAAATTTCTGCAAGTTGTAGAATTCATTAAAGTGGTGTAGTTAAGAGGTTTACAGATGGCTAAGTAGCGGTCATAAGCCATGAGTGCCAGCAGGAAGTTCTCGGTCAAACCCAGGAAGAGGTTAAAGTAAAGCTGTGTGAAGCAGCCTGCAATACTGATcacctttttctcttttaagaagtCCACCAGCATCTTGGGGGTGGTGTTGGTCATATGTCCAATCTCAATCAAGGCCAAATGGCTGAGGAATAAGTACATGGGCGTGTGGAGCTGCTGGTAGAGCTGGACAATGGTGATGATGGTAATGTTTCCAGCTATTGTCAGTGCATAGGCCAGCAGAAAGAGAGTGAGAAGAAAAATCTGGATGCTTGGAGTGTTAGAGAAACCAACAAAGATGAATTCATGTACAGAAGATTGGTTTTCTGATAACATTCCTGTGTTTtaggaaataaaaagaaatagaaaatgagGATTTGGTAAATTATTGATTGATCATTTCTTTTTTAAGCAAGTCCAATGTTGCTGTTCTAACATGGAGACTACTGAATTTGATAATCTACTTATCTATACAAGCAAATTTCTGATATTCTTTTACACTTCAGAGTGAACAAGAAAAACAGCCTAtaaaatagagatttgaatttCAGTGGAAGGGTACTCAGACTACTGATGTTTCTGAATTTAACCCTTTTTCTGACTTATGAATGAACTGTTACTCCTACCTCCTGTGCAGACAAAATAAAGTGCCAGGTTTGAGCATATTGTTGCAGTGAGACCCAATCTGTTCTCAACAACTCAGAAGTTCATGGTCTGACCCCCTTCCCAAGTGCAAGATCCTAGAATGTGTTGAGACATCCTTTGTCTTTGCATAACATCAGTCCTCTTTTCATGTCATAAACCTTAGATTTCTGAAGATTATTTCATAACATTGAAACACATGGtaaacattaaagaaagaaagcatcTCCATCACCACCAACAACGCAAATAATGAGAAGAAGGACAATTCACCATCAGTTTATTCTTCAGTCTATTTCCCTCTTTAGTGTTTTATTTTAGTTGGACTAGGTGACAATGTCACTGTCTGTGGGCACATGTTTCAGAATGCCCTGCTGACCCATCAGCGCCTTTCTGCTTTTGGCCCTCTGAGAGGTCGAGATACTCAGGAGCCATCCTAGGTTTCCACACAATGACACACTGTTCTCACCTAACTCCTGGAAGGGTTCCTTGCTTGTCTGTAAGCAATAGAATATAATAATAATCCTACCATTCCAATCTTCAACTGCTGTTTGTGCAGTGCCAATTTTTCTTAAAAACTCACACAGTCCATTCCATCTCCAGGTAGCTTCACTCTGTGGCAGAGAGCCAGTAtgatatagtggctagagtgatggacaaTTGGGATCTGGATGTGGGCAACCTAGGTATGGTTTCCTGATCTGCCATGGAATCTAGctgggatgaccttgggccaatcacaaactctcagcctaacctacctcacagaagaGAAatatgtaagcctctttgggtacttgttggggagaaaggtgaggccgacagacagacagacagaacctCTTAAAAGTAACTCCCATACATCTGCAGGTACATATGAAGAGCACCTTAGTTACAATGCAAGTAAGTTCTCTTCTGCTTATCTCTTACTAAATAATTATTTACCTTATATAGTAAGCAATCTGTCCAGAATGATTTACTAACACTGAAACTGTAGAGTGAGCCTAAGCCATTTGGGGGCTTATAGCAGAAAATTCAAATAGCATTCCTAAACTCTACTACCCTAAGGATACTTTCCTAGGAGTGCATCCCATTGAATAATatgtttacttctgagtagacctgtttaggcttgTTCTCTTAACACCCCCCACCCTAATTAAAAACTAGTATTTTCTCCTTCAAACAGAATTACTAGCCGTTTTCATTAAGGACTTCTTGTGACTGCTGAGCCCACAGCAGTAatggaattcaaaccagcagcgtgctgatttgcaacccaaccacttaaccactatgttacggCAGTGTAAATAAAATCGCCCTATTTCTGCATCATCCCTTTTGTGGGGCTTTTGTGGGGCTCTGGACATTCTCATAAAGGCAGTTCAGCCAGGCCAGGCCATGGCTCTTTCTTTCCAAAATGAAGATGAAGAAACAATTGCTGCAGAGaaaaagaatctttaataattgtacagcCCCTACGCATTTCACATGCTGTTTCATCAAGGTGAATCTTCTTTTTTAGTTCTGTTCCCATATATACCATATTGTTCTAGCAATCTCACTGTAATGTCTTGCAAAGATGGGAGGGAATGGTAAGTGGAATGAAAAAAGAAGCACCATTAAAAAGATTAAGGGATAAAAAAACCCGAATCATGGTTGTGACAAAGGAGTGTGGGACTAATTTCAACTTAATCAGGATATTTCGGAAACTAACTAATATTTTGGAAActaacactaacaatacatagcAAAGGAGATATCTTTGCAAACATTTCAATAGAAAATGCCAATAAAATGAACTGTTGTCATCATAACCTCAGTTAACAGGTCACATGTGTACAGGAAAGATgtcatctatctgtctgtctgtctgtctgtctgtctgtctgtctgtctgtctgtctatctatcctAATCACCCTCATAGAGTTTTAAAGTAGAAAGATTTCCCCAATCCAGATTTCAGAATCCCATAGAGTTCATTTCAGTGCCTTCTAAAAGGATTACACTGAAATTCATGCATGAAACCATCAGCTTTCAGCATTGCTGGAATGTAAGAAACCTCATATATAAAACAAACTAGGTCATATTAAACATGCTGCAATCTGTCCtatatgaaatggaaaaaaaaaccctggacacTTTACTTTCATTGAAATAAAACCAAATACCTAAAACACTAAATGCTTATAATTTGGCTCTAGAAATTGCTTGAAATGATCTATTTCAAATATGTCAGAGACAGACAAGGGATGCAGAGCAAGCAAGATCTTAGCCAGAaatttattcctaggttctgTGTATAAAGGGCAAGCCAGGATATAATGAGGGAGGTCCACCACTGAATGACCATATATACAGATGCGTTGGTCAACTGGCTTTTATATCGACCCACTAGCTTCTCCGTAAGCATTGTTTGAAAGTGCAATGAAGTAAAGGTCCTCCTTTGATTATATTTCAAATAAGTATATTATTTGTGGTAGAGGACCCCACCTATAATTTGGTGCTCTGAAGCATAATATTCATGCTCATGATCAAAGAGTTTGGCTGTCATATAATTTTTGTACCCAGATGGTTTGCACACAAAGGAAGGCATGAGAAGAAACTGCAGTAAGAGTAGAAACAACGGCATGGTGACTCCAAGACAGCCCATTACCTCCAAGATTATCCAAAATCCTGTGATTCAATCCATATCCTATGGAATTAAATTTCGATTATAATGTTCTGGTATCTATGCTTTAGCAAATTCTTGTGAGAGAGAATCTGAGAGATGAACTAACATTATTCTGCTTTGTCCTCTTCAGAGCTATGAGCAGGGTATTAATAGATCTGATGAACAACAGTGGAGCCTTTTTGTGCTGCCTCATGGCACATTTTGTTTTTACCATTGCAAGTGAGGGAAAGTCTAGCCCTGTGGTTAATCACTGGGATAATTGCAAGGCAACTCTCCAAGGCCAGTTTCTGTGTCTGTGGACAGCAAAAACTCTAGAGATAAGCATATTAATGAGaatttgaaattatttttaaattggaGGGCCACTTTAAataaatttgtttgtttataactcACTTTTGTGCTCAAAGATCAGAAagccccagattcaaatccccatgctGCCAGGAATCTCACTATGTAATGTTGATCCAGTTACTGTCTCtcagtcacagaatcacagggttggaaggggccatacagaccttctagtccacccccctgcccaatgcaggatgagcctaaagcatctctgacaaatattcatccagccttttcttgaaaactgccagtgaaggggagctcatcacctccctaggcagctgattccacctttgaactgctctatgaaaaagtttttcctaatatccagctggtacctttctgcgtgtaatttaagcccgttgctacGGGTCCTATCCTTTACTGCCAAAAGGAACAGCTCCTTACTGGAACAGTCAAACAATCATCTAAGGTTGTTGTGGATGAAATAATGCATTTCATCATGAGCTCCTTAGAAAGAGAGAAAGCGGAAAAAGACGAATAAAATATGgaataactagtaacaaagcccattgtggggggagaggaaatacaacgggctctagaaagggcagggcagggcagggcagggcaggcaggcaaggCATTGTAAACTCTGCCATGCCCCGATTTGGTAAGAGGGCGGGAAAggcagctgggcctggcattgccccctccctagGGCTGTGATGGGGGGAACAGGCACCATGGTGGGCtcctgtgactggcagcagcccattccaaccTGGTTGgcactggatcaggctgctgcagacagGAAGTGCTGCCAAAGGGGGTGGCACCAGGAGCCCTGTTGGGCTCCtgcgcccagcagcagcccgttccagcccTGTTGGTGCCGAATCTGGCCACTGCAGGTGTGGAGTGCCATAGGGGGCACCAGGCACCCTGGTGGGTTCCTGCTTCCAGCAGAGGCCTGTTTGGGTTGAAATGGGCTGCTGCAGgtggggagcactgctggggggtGCTAGGCACCCTGGTAGGCTCCtgtgcccagcagtggcctgttcTGCCCCCCTCCTAGGTAATGGAGGTCAGGTCTACCTGGCCAGCAAAGGAATGGGAGGTACAGCTGGCCTCTGGGAGTATGGAGCCCAGGTGTACCAGCCCAGCaaagaagtagacatgggcatgaactgaaaagaaaaaaaacacacatgattcgtggttcatcgcaattccacaaaccaggaacctcAAATTTCATGACCCTTTCCCAGTTCATGAATCGGGTTCATGGCTTGTGGAATTTCACTATCACACACCCCAAGCTGGATTCAGCCCATCACCTGAAGCAGGTAcagagtgtgtgaagctgacagccacatcagcaggagaacagggctgtcacctTTATtcaccccacactggcttcaggaCATCGGATGAACccggcacggggtctgtgaaactgacagttcccattctcctgccaccaggGTGGAAGGAGAACGGGGGCTGAGAGCTTCACTCACCTTctgccagcttcagcccatgggctgaatccggtgtggggtctgtcaaactgagagcccccattttcctgctggcctgggcagaaagagaacagaggctgtcagtttgacagaccctgctcaggcttcagcccatgggctgaggctgatgcagggtctgtcaaactgacagcccctgttttcCTGCCGCCCTGGGTGGAAGGAGAATGGGGGGTATCAGTTTGACAGAGCCAttgctggcttcagcccatggtcTGAACCTGGTGCAGGGTCTCTCAAACTGACAGAGCCCATTTTCCTGCCACCCTGGATGGAAAGAgaaaaggggctgtcagtttgacagacccagcACCGGTGTCAGCCCTGCGCTGAGGTTGACACAGGGGCTGTCAAACTGACATCCCCCGTTTTCCTGCCACCCTGGGTGGAAGaagaacaggggctgtcagtttgacacagccggcactggcttcagcccatgggctgaacctggtgcAGGTTCTGTCAAACAGACAGCCACTGTTTTCCTGCCACCCTAGGCGGAAAGAGAACGGTTGCTGTCAGTTTGATAgaccctgcaccagcttcaggccatgggctgaacccaacaatatagagcaacacggtaatggtTATAATGAACAAAAAGGAGAATTTCCCGTGTGTTTAATAATGTCTCCACAATTAACAATAAAGCATATGTTATTTAATATAtagtttccagaattatttgattGTCAATACATGGGGGATATAGTAAACAAATTCAATTCATTTCTCATACTACAAACAAGAACTGCATCACGTATTGTAACTACCTATAACCTTAATTATGCAAACATTCCATGTATCCTGTATATAAATAGATTAAAGTGTCTTGTGCTTAATATGCTACAATTGTAATAACTAAAGTGCAAATACTTCCAatatcctatgacactacttctTGCATACAGAATACAAATTGCCTATTTGTCAGTTACAAAGTCGATACAGTCCAAAgtaaattccagacactgtgtgtGTCACAGATCGTGTGCTGATCCTTGTGGTATAAGTTGTTAATTCTGTGACTGAAttcctctaacggacggtccagatccacaTATGGTCCGTTTCcagagttctttttcaaagagcacagtagctggaaaaacatacatagatCAAAATAGAATCCCCGAGAATATAAAATCTATAATGATACACTCCTAGTTCAgtatactcactcagagattcttaCAGTCAGCCTTCCATATCCCTTCCCGATACTCTCAATTACTTTCATCTGTGTCCTGTTTCCAGGTTAACGTCTTATCTACAGAAAGGAATCCACGCCCCTTTCACCTAGTTACTTCATCTTAAAGCTAAACCCATTCTATAAGTAATTATCCCAAAAAGCAAGCATAGTCATTAGCTATATTCAAGCCATGGGGAATGAGGGTATTGAGTTTATAGATCCAAAAGGTTTCCTTCtggtgtagttccctagtagcTGCCATATGTTCTTTCTTTCGGGTCTTAAACAGTACAGTGAATAGCATTTCCATGTCCCCATGTTTTTTGTCTAGATAGTGTTGGACTAAAGGAGCCTCTAGTACCTTATTCTTTATTCTTGACTGATGTTCGCTGAGCCTTATTTTGATGGAACGTGCAGTACTCCCTATGTATAGTAAACCACACGGACATTTTAGGACATATACCACCCCTTCAGTATTGCAATTAACAAATTCACACGTAGTCCTCAATCCCGACTGC encodes the following:
- the LOC129339321 gene encoding olfactory receptor 6N1-like — translated: MLSENQSSVHEFIFVGFSNTPSIQIFLLTLFLLAYALTIAGNITIITIVQLYQQLHTPMYLFLSHLALIEIGHMTNTTPKMLVDFLKEKKVISIAGCFTQLYFNLFLGLTENFLLALMAYDRYLAICKPLNYTTLMNSTTCRNLSLGCWVGGLLAPLPPMIMLCRLPFCGPNKINHFFCDLAPVLTLPCGNKSFTELSFFMCISSMVLGCFSLIVVSYVNIIVTILRMPSAGGGHKALSTCSAHLIVVSIYYGSVMYMYVRPSVRDIRDSDKVVSVFYCTVTPFLNPFIYSLRNNKVHEVFKLMISKIRGIS